The genomic window CGCTGGCACGCCAGAGCGACGATCTGCCGGCCGGCATCGCCACCGTCACCCGCAACGCCGCCCGCGCCGCAGGCCTGACCGATCGCGGCGCGCTCGAACCGGGCTTGCGCGCCGACATCATCCGCTTTCGCGAGGTGAACGGTACCCCGGTCGTCACATGGGTGAAGGGAAAGCGGGTGGCTTGAGGCGCGGTTTCACGCCCCCCCCGCCCCTCGCTGAGGATCGCCATCACCCGCGCGTCGTGCCCGCAATCGAGCCCGGCGAAGAGCGCCGCGATCCCGGCAGCGCCCGATGGTGTCGGGCGAAGCCTTCTTGCGCGAGGATGCCCACGGCCCGCGCGGCCTGCTCCTCGCTGATCGTGACGAAGATATCCGCATCGCGCGAAAGCCCTTTGAGCGCAATCAGCGACGGCGCCTTGCAATCGAGCCGCCCCATGGCGGAGACCGGTCCCTGCGTCGTGACCGCGTGGCCGGCCCGGATGCTCGCAATCAATGCCGGCGCGGCTTGCGGCTCCACGACGATGATGGTCGGCGCATCCCCCCAGACGGCCCGCGCATGGCCGCGACGGCAGCGGCGAGCCCGCCGACACCGGCCTGGAGCAGGATATGCGTCGGCGCCGCATGAATCTGCGCTGTGGCCTCGGCGGCGAGCTGGAGATAGCCCCTCCATCACCCGCAGGGGCAGTTC from Saliniramus fredricksonii includes these protein-coding regions:
- a CDS encoding amidohydrolase family protein, encoding LARQSDDLPAGIATVTRNAARAAGLTDRGALEPGLRADIIRFREVNGTPVVTWVKGKRVA